One stretch of Micromonospora cremea DNA includes these proteins:
- a CDS encoding nuclear transport factor 2 family protein has protein sequence MSNMIKETTEPGDTRRTAEAFLQLLGGGDPDRIADVFADTIDWYVPGDAELPWTGPRTRASEVPAFFTTMGSAFRRGQSEYAVDRIVVEGTDAVIVATATHTFARSGKRFTTPMIMHLTIEEAKIVRLHLYEDTHLVSRSSSI, from the coding sequence ATGTCAAACATGATCAAAGAGACCACCGAACCGGGCGACACCCGCCGTACGGCCGAGGCCTTTCTCCAGCTTCTCGGCGGGGGCGACCCGGATCGCATCGCGGACGTCTTCGCCGACACCATCGACTGGTACGTGCCGGGCGACGCTGAGCTGCCCTGGACCGGACCGCGTACCCGCGCCTCCGAGGTGCCGGCGTTCTTCACGACGATGGGCTCGGCGTTCCGTCGTGGCCAGAGTGAGTACGCGGTGGACCGGATCGTGGTGGAGGGCACTGACGCGGTCATCGTCGCCACTGCCACACACACCTTCGCCCGCAGCGGCAAGCGCTTCACCACCCCGATGATCATGCATCTGACCATCGAGGAAGCGAAGATCGTGCGCTTGCACCTGTACGAGGACACCCACCTGGTCTCCCGGTCGTCCTCGATCTGA
- a CDS encoding MerR family transcriptional regulator, with amino-acid sequence MQIGEAAERIGLSIRTIRHYEEVGLIVPSARSEGGFRLYTEPDLSRLAVVKRMKPLGFTLDEMRDLLTVLDALDTATGADRAALLDRLAMFETAATARVTALRDQLAMAEAFAGTLCGKLDHHSGHCAGPAQPGQSGVMSGA; translated from the coding sequence ATGCAGATCGGGGAAGCAGCCGAGCGGATCGGGTTGAGCATTCGGACCATCCGCCACTACGAGGAAGTCGGCCTGATCGTCCCCTCCGCGCGCAGCGAGGGCGGCTTCCGCCTCTACACCGAGCCTGACCTCAGCCGGCTCGCCGTGGTCAAGCGGATGAAGCCCCTCGGGTTCACCCTCGACGAGATGCGGGACCTGCTCACCGTCCTCGATGCGCTCGACACCGCCACCGGCGCCGACCGCGCCGCCCTGCTCGACCGCCTCGCCATGTTCGAGACCGCCGCCACCGCCCGCGTCACCGCACTGCGCGACCAGCTCGCCATGGCCGAGGCCTTCGCCGGGACGCTCTGCGGCAAGCTCGACCACCACAGCGGCCACTGCGCGGGTCCGGCTCAGCCTGGTCAATCTGGGGTGATGAGCGGGGCGTAG
- a CDS encoding carboxymuconolactone decarboxylase family protein, whose product MTYRFFTPAPAKSATGLTAAVYRQLRDEFLGPVPTFQALSVVPELLAATWALIREALLAGDASRVERELVASAVSRANRCRFCVDAHVMLLHALSEHELAEVIARGGTPAEPRHAELAAWAEASRSPKAAAWTSPYGPELTGTLLAFHFINRGVSALLDPDLLPGGLQRSPVVRSVGGRLYARTARERKEPGLSLPLLEAGTTVPPAWAGDSPVGTAYAALRNAALRGGDLLGDVARQTVSATVRWEDGRHPARPSDWAVDLVRDVPGADRVGTRIALLAAFAPSAVTVGDVALWRLSHPDDADLVRLVAYGAITATDHVAQALASAHL is encoded by the coding sequence ATGACATACCGCTTCTTCACCCCCGCTCCCGCGAAGTCGGCGACCGGGCTCACCGCGGCGGTCTACCGGCAGCTACGGGACGAGTTCCTCGGGCCGGTGCCCACCTTCCAGGCGCTCTCGGTCGTGCCGGAGTTGCTGGCCGCGACCTGGGCGCTGATACGCGAGGCCCTGCTCGCCGGGGACGCGTCCCGGGTCGAACGCGAACTCGTCGCGTCGGCGGTGTCCCGGGCCAACCGCTGCCGGTTCTGCGTCGACGCCCACGTGATGCTGCTGCACGCGCTCAGCGAGCACGAGCTGGCCGAGGTCATCGCACGGGGCGGGACGCCGGCGGAGCCGAGGCACGCCGAACTCGCCGCCTGGGCCGAGGCCAGCCGCAGCCCGAAAGCCGCCGCCTGGACCAGCCCGTACGGCCCGGAGCTCACCGGCACCCTGCTCGCCTTCCACTTCATCAACCGGGGTGTCTCGGCGCTGCTCGACCCGGATCTGCTGCCCGGTGGCCTGCAGCGCTCCCCGGTGGTGCGGTCGGTCGGGGGCCGGCTCTACGCCAGGACGGCGCGGGAGCGGAAGGAGCCCGGTCTCAGCCTCCCGCTCCTCGAGGCCGGCACGACGGTCCCGCCGGCCTGGGCCGGGGACAGCCCGGTCGGCACTGCGTACGCGGCGTTGCGGAACGCGGCCCTGCGCGGCGGAGACCTGCTGGGCGACGTGGCGCGCCAGACCGTCTCGGCCACGGTGCGCTGGGAGGACGGACGGCACCCGGCTCGGCCCTCGGACTGGGCCGTCGACCTGGTCCGGGACGTCCCGGGCGCGGATCGGGTGGGAACACGCATCGCGCTGCTGGCGGCGTTCGCGCCCAGCGCGGTCACCGTCGGCGACGTCGCCCTCTGGCGGCTGTCCCATCCGGACGACGCCGACCTCGTACGGCTGGTCGCGTACGGGGCGATCACGGCCACCGATCACGTCGCCCAGGCACTGGCCTCGGCTCACCTCTAG
- a CDS encoding sensor histidine kinase produces MRRLGLRTRVTAAFAIGALLLAASMALVSYELTRRSLMDERERTALRAAYFDAAVVRAGLDTDTPDVVEVLRSLDTGGSRRPVLHLDGEWYARTADPGTTTAIPTALRRAVASGEPAVQRVRVDGQPALVVGVPLSATATYFEVNSLRELEQTFQVLSLALTTVAIMVAGSGAALGWYATRHGLRPLTAVADAAEKIAAGDFTARLDPATDPDLTRLSSSFNQMVDQLAHRIERDRRFAADVSHELRSPLQTLAAAASVLARRREHQDERTAIAAGLVADEINRFQRLVNDLIDLARSDQPAHRGPVDVVGLARDACRALDLPASLVHLAADAPATWRVERRRIAQILANLLDNAVTYGGGPASVRLSRDGDVGVIEVEDDGPGVSIEDREAIFDRFVRGRAAHTRGAGDGTGLGLALVAQHAAAHRGHATVTDRPGGGARFRVTLPESLP; encoded by the coding sequence ATGAGACGCCTCGGACTGCGCACCCGGGTCACCGCCGCGTTCGCCATCGGAGCGCTCCTGCTCGCCGCGTCGATGGCCCTGGTGTCGTACGAGCTGACCCGTCGCTCCCTCATGGACGAGCGGGAACGCACCGCCCTGCGCGCCGCCTACTTCGACGCCGCCGTCGTCCGTGCCGGGCTGGACACCGATACCCCCGACGTGGTGGAGGTGCTTCGGTCGCTGGACACGGGCGGCAGCCGGCGGCCCGTGCTGCATCTGGACGGCGAGTGGTACGCCCGGACCGCCGACCCCGGCACCACCACCGCCATACCCACCGCCCTGCGACGGGCCGTCGCCTCCGGGGAGCCGGCGGTGCAGCGCGTACGCGTCGACGGTCAACCCGCCCTGGTGGTCGGGGTGCCCCTGTCCGCGACGGCGACGTACTTCGAGGTCAACTCTCTGCGCGAGCTGGAGCAGACGTTCCAGGTCCTGTCACTCGCGTTGACCACCGTCGCGATCATGGTCGCCGGATCCGGCGCGGCCCTCGGCTGGTACGCGACCCGGCACGGGCTGCGCCCCTTGACGGCCGTCGCCGACGCCGCCGAGAAGATCGCCGCCGGCGACTTCACCGCCCGCCTCGACCCGGCCACCGACCCCGACCTGACGCGTCTGTCCTCCTCGTTCAACCAGATGGTCGACCAGCTCGCCCATCGCATCGAGCGGGACCGCCGCTTCGCCGCCGACGTCAGTCACGAACTGCGCTCACCTCTGCAGACCCTCGCCGCGGCGGCCAGCGTCCTGGCGCGTCGCCGGGAGCACCAGGACGAACGAACCGCCATCGCCGCCGGGCTCGTCGCCGACGAGATCAACCGGTTCCAACGGCTCGTCAACGACCTGATCGACCTGGCTCGGAGCGACCAGCCAGCCCATCGGGGCCCCGTGGACGTGGTGGGGCTGGCCCGGGATGCCTGCCGTGCTCTCGACCTGCCGGCCTCGCTCGTCCACCTCGCGGCGGACGCACCGGCGACGTGGCGGGTCGAGCGGCGGCGTATCGCGCAGATCCTGGCCAACCTGCTCGACAACGCCGTGACCTACGGGGGCGGCCCCGCGAGCGTCCGGTTGAGCCGCGACGGTGACGTCGGCGTCATCGAGGTCGAGGACGACGGCCCGGGTGTGTCCATCGAGGACCGGGAGGCGATTTTCGACCGCTTCGTCCGGGGGCGAGCCGCCCACACGCGCGGCGCCGGCGACGGCACCGGTCTCGGACTCGCGCTGGTCGCCCAGCACGCGGCGGCGCACCGCGGGCACGCCACCGTCACCGACCGCCCCGGCGGAGGCGCCCGCTTCCGCGTCACCCTGCCGGAGAGCCTGCCATGA
- a CDS encoding NAD-dependent epimerase/dehydratase family protein yields the protein MRVFLAGASGVIGQRLIPRLVQAGHVVGGMTRSSSKMELLAQLGAEPILCDVFDRAALIQAVRDFGPDVILNELTDLPDEVEKIGDHAELNARIRTEGNQNLIEAARQSGSPKILAQTVAWQLPDGPDALAVAELERSVLAAGGVVLSYGQFYGPGTYNEQQIPAEPRVQIDRAAERTVELLDAPSGVVVITD from the coding sequence ATGAGGGTATTTCTTGCCGGCGCGTCCGGCGTCATCGGGCAGCGGCTCATTCCCCGGCTGGTTCAGGCGGGGCACGTGGTGGGTGGCATGACGCGCTCGTCCAGCAAGATGGAGTTGCTGGCGCAGCTCGGTGCCGAGCCGATCCTGTGTGACGTCTTCGACCGGGCCGCCCTGATCCAGGCCGTTCGTGACTTCGGACCGGACGTCATCCTGAACGAGCTGACCGATCTGCCGGACGAGGTGGAGAAGATCGGCGATCATGCGGAGCTGAACGCCCGGATCCGGACCGAGGGTAACCAGAACCTGATCGAGGCGGCACGGCAGAGCGGATCGCCGAAGATCCTGGCCCAGACCGTCGCCTGGCAGTTGCCGGACGGACCCGACGCCCTGGCTGTCGCCGAGCTGGAGCGTTCCGTTCTCGCCGCTGGCGGCGTCGTGCTCAGCTACGGACAGTTCTACGGGCCCGGCACCTACAACGAGCAGCAGATCCCCGCCGAGCCTCGCGTCCAGATCGACCGTGCCGCCGAGCGCACGGTGGAACTGCTGGATGCGCCGTCGGGCGTCGTCGTCATCACCGACTAA
- a CDS encoding GerMN domain-containing protein, translating into MNHRHVAPLALVALLTGCGVPTDDTPRTVVPPWGVRSAAPVDTTAPAGRADETLCLVRDNRIVSVVRHVDRPPTVEDHLRHLLAGPGTAERDSDLTSALPGAVDATGATATGTQARVAVDEPDDDAGRSDEVLAFGQIVCTLTSRDDVTTVVFLRDGRPLAVPRADGLLSEQPLTRADYAPLITPD; encoded by the coding sequence ATGAACCACCGCCACGTCGCCCCACTGGCACTCGTCGCGTTGCTGACCGGCTGCGGCGTGCCCACCGACGACACCCCCCGAACGGTGGTGCCCCCGTGGGGGGTCCGCAGCGCTGCCCCCGTCGACACCACGGCACCGGCCGGCCGTGCGGACGAGACGCTCTGCCTCGTCCGCGACAACCGCATCGTCTCGGTGGTCCGGCACGTCGACCGCCCACCCACGGTCGAGGATCACCTGCGGCATCTACTCGCCGGGCCAGGTACGGCCGAACGCGACAGCGACCTGACCAGCGCGCTGCCGGGAGCGGTCGACGCCACCGGTGCGACAGCGACCGGCACGCAGGCCCGCGTCGCGGTCGACGAACCCGACGACGACGCTGGCCGCAGCGACGAGGTCCTCGCCTTCGGGCAGATCGTCTGCACTCTCACCAGTCGCGACGATGTCACCACCGTGGTGTTCCTGCGCGACGGCAGGCCACTCGCCGTGCCCCGCGCCGACGGTCTGCTGTCCGAACAACCGCTCACCCGCGCCGACTACGCCCCGCTCATCACCCCAGATTGA
- a CDS encoding sensor histidine kinase, with product MRRDLPYALGGLALGVLLLANSALAPDAAPVRAVDVGLILAMAVALAACRRYPVVALVAVSGAMLALHVRVHPGVSAAFPVLGAVYVTAWRGHRAAAALASLVFLGGFLARDISVAPADRPGQLIVERTSLLLGWFVAANVAGLVARQRRAYLEQVEQRAFEAERTREEMALRRAGEERLRIARDLHDSLTHSISVIKVQAGIAVHLARKKGEEPSATLLAIQEASSAAMRELRTTLDVLRSPTDGDPVGLARVEELAERTRAAGVPVQVTVTGQPRDLPAEVDQAGYRVVQEALTNVARHAGPATAQIHIEYAPAQLTVSVADDGSASPVRPITPGVGLRGMRERVTGLGGTLRAAARDDGGFAVRATFPLDGPT from the coding sequence ATGCGCCGTGACCTGCCGTACGCCCTCGGCGGCCTCGCCCTCGGCGTCCTCCTGCTCGCCAACTCCGCGCTCGCGCCGGACGCCGCACCGGTGCGGGCGGTCGACGTCGGCCTGATCCTGGCCATGGCGGTGGCCCTGGCGGCGTGCCGACGCTATCCGGTGGTGGCGTTGGTCGCGGTGAGCGGCGCCATGCTGGCCCTCCACGTGCGGGTGCACCCCGGGGTGTCCGCCGCGTTCCCCGTCCTCGGCGCGGTCTACGTCACCGCCTGGCGGGGGCACCGTGCGGCCGCCGCCCTGGCCAGCCTCGTCTTCCTCGGGGGCTTCCTGGCCCGCGACATCTCGGTCGCGCCCGCCGACCGGCCGGGCCAGCTGATCGTCGAGCGGACGTCCCTGCTGCTGGGCTGGTTCGTGGCGGCCAACGTCGCCGGGCTGGTCGCGCGGCAGCGCCGGGCGTATCTGGAGCAGGTCGAGCAGCGGGCGTTCGAGGCCGAACGCACCCGCGAGGAGATGGCGTTGCGTCGCGCCGGGGAGGAGCGCCTGCGCATCGCCCGGGACCTGCACGACTCGCTGACCCACAGCATCTCGGTGATCAAGGTGCAGGCCGGGATCGCCGTGCACCTGGCCCGCAAAAAAGGCGAGGAACCGTCGGCCACGCTGCTGGCGATCCAGGAGGCCAGCAGCGCCGCAATGCGGGAACTGCGCACCACGCTGGACGTCCTGCGCTCACCCACCGACGGAGACCCCGTCGGGCTGGCCCGGGTGGAGGAGCTCGCCGAGCGGACCCGGGCGGCCGGCGTACCGGTGCAGGTGACCGTCACCGGTCAGCCCCGGGACCTGCCCGCCGAGGTCGACCAGGCCGGGTACCGCGTCGTCCAGGAGGCCCTGACCAACGTGGCCCGCCACGCCGGCCCCGCCACCGCGCAGATCCACATCGAGTACGCCCCGGCGCAGCTGACCGTCTCGGTGGCCGATGACGGCTCGGCGTCGCCGGTCCGGCCGATCACACCGGGCGTGGGCCTGCGCGGCATGCGGGAACGGGTGACCGGACTGGGCGGCACCCTGCGGGCCGCCGCGCGCGACGACGGCGGTTTCGCGGTACGGGCCACGTTCCCCCTGGACGGTCCAACATGA
- a CDS encoding SulP family inorganic anion transporter, with protein sequence MSSVLSAVSRTRLSRPSWLSPKVFRTEVLAGLVVALALIPEAISFSILAGVDPRVGLFASFTMAVTIAICGGRPAMISAATGAIALVVAPLVKAHGLDYLIAAVILGGAIQVLLAVLGVAKLMRFIPRSVMVGFVNALAILIFAAQVPHLLGVPWLVYPLVAAALAIMVGLPRLTRAVPAPLVAIVVLTVVTVFAGVAVPTVGDEGALPDSLPTLGLPQIPWTLHTLTLIAPYAVGIALVGLMESLMTAKLVDDITDTRSNKTRESWGQGVANMVTGFFGGMGGCAMIGQTMINVKASGARTRLSTFLAGVFLLVLVVALGDVVAVIPMVALVAVMIIVAVSTFDWHSVAPKTLKRMPYGETVVMVATVATTLATHNLAVGVVVGVLTAMVIFARRVAHLVEVTSVLDPDGTTRIYSVHGELFFASSNDLVGQFDYANDPGHVVIDMSRAHVWDASSVAALDAITSRYATRGKTVEIVELNKPSARIHDTLTGQLGVGH encoded by the coding sequence ATGTCTTCCGTGCTGTCCGCAGTTTCCCGTACGCGCCTGTCCCGCCCGTCCTGGCTGTCGCCGAAGGTGTTCCGCACCGAGGTCCTCGCCGGCCTGGTCGTCGCCCTGGCGCTGATCCCGGAGGCGATCTCCTTCTCGATCCTGGCCGGGGTCGACCCTCGGGTGGGGCTGTTCGCCTCGTTCACGATGGCGGTCACCATCGCGATCTGTGGCGGCCGGCCGGCGATGATCTCGGCAGCCACCGGCGCCATCGCGCTCGTGGTCGCACCCCTGGTCAAGGCGCACGGCCTGGACTACCTGATCGCGGCGGTGATCCTCGGCGGTGCGATCCAGGTCCTGCTCGCGGTGCTCGGCGTGGCGAAGCTGATGCGCTTCATTCCCCGCAGCGTCATGGTCGGGTTCGTCAACGCCCTGGCGATTCTGATCTTCGCTGCCCAGGTGCCGCACCTGCTCGGCGTGCCGTGGCTGGTCTATCCACTCGTCGCGGCGGCCTTGGCGATCATGGTCGGCCTGCCGCGACTCACCAGGGCCGTCCCGGCGCCGCTGGTCGCGATCGTGGTGCTGACGGTGGTCACTGTGTTCGCCGGGGTTGCCGTACCGACGGTCGGTGACGAGGGTGCCCTGCCGGACAGCCTGCCCACCCTCGGCCTGCCGCAGATTCCGTGGACCCTCCACACCCTCACCCTGATCGCCCCCTACGCCGTGGGGATCGCGCTGGTCGGGCTGATGGAGTCGCTGATGACCGCCAAGCTGGTCGACGACATCACCGACACCCGGTCCAACAAGACGCGTGAGTCCTGGGGCCAGGGCGTCGCCAACATGGTCACCGGCTTCTTCGGCGGCATGGGTGGCTGCGCCATGATCGGCCAGACAATGATCAACGTGAAGGCGTCCGGCGCCCGTACCCGGCTGTCGACGTTCCTGGCCGGCGTGTTCCTGCTGGTCCTGGTCGTGGCGCTCGGCGACGTGGTCGCGGTCATTCCGATGGTCGCCCTGGTCGCCGTGATGATCATCGTGGCAGTGTCGACGTTCGACTGGCACTCGGTCGCGCCGAAGACGTTGAAGCGGATGCCGTACGGCGAAACTGTCGTCATGGTGGCCACCGTGGCCACCACCCTGGCCACCCACAACCTTGCCGTCGGCGTCGTCGTCGGTGTGCTCACCGCCATGGTCATCTTCGCTCGCCGGGTCGCCCACCTGGTCGAGGTCACCAGCGTCCTCGACCCGGACGGCACCACCCGGATCTACTCCGTGCACGGTGAGCTGTTCTTCGCCTCCAGCAACGACCTGGTCGGCCAGTTCGACTACGCGAACGACCCCGGGCACGTGGTCATCGACATGAGCCGCGCCCACGTCTGGGATGCCTCGTCCGTCGCCGCCCTCGACGCGATCACCAGCAGGTACGCCACCCGCGGCAAGACCGTCGAGATCGTCGAGCTGAACAAGCCCAGCGCCCGCATCCACGACACCCTCACCGGCCAGCTCGGCGTTGGCCACTGA
- a CDS encoding TetR/AcrR family transcriptional regulator, protein MARPRKFDEEQVLRAVRDQFWDAGYAATSLEDLMRVSGLGKGSLYGAFGDKRQLFLRALRSYNETSCGYLRDMLSSTPRALDALRAFLAAPVNDPGGAAARRGCLMANSTYELATTDPDVLAEARRTYETTTSLVAECVARAQDEGDMPGDADPIETARALLVAQQGLVFMGRTGLDIDKLTVTAHTLTAQLLPGA, encoded by the coding sequence ATGGCACGACCGCGGAAGTTCGACGAGGAGCAGGTGCTCCGCGCCGTCCGGGACCAGTTCTGGGACGCCGGCTACGCGGCGACCTCGCTCGAGGACCTCATGCGCGTCAGCGGGCTGGGCAAGGGCAGCCTCTACGGCGCCTTCGGCGACAAGCGCCAGCTCTTCCTCCGGGCGCTGCGCAGCTACAACGAGACCAGCTGCGGCTATCTACGGGACATGCTCTCGTCCACGCCCCGCGCTCTGGACGCCCTGCGGGCGTTCCTGGCCGCACCGGTGAACGACCCGGGCGGAGCCGCCGCCCGGCGCGGCTGCCTCATGGCGAACAGCACCTACGAGCTCGCCACCACCGACCCCGACGTTCTGGCCGAGGCGAGGCGCACCTACGAGACGACCACCAGCCTGGTCGCCGAGTGCGTCGCGCGGGCCCAGGACGAAGGTGACATGCCGGGCGATGCCGACCCGATCGAGACGGCACGCGCACTGCTCGTCGCGCAGCAGGGGCTCGTGTTCATGGGCCGCACCGGACTGGACATCGACAAACTCACGGTGACGGCGCACACCCTCACCGCCCAGCTCCTGCCGGGCGCCTGA
- a CDS encoding DUF6220 domain-containing protein codes for MRKAFVVVTTLLLIAFAVQFVFAAVGAFTKPAGDGAYALHSVNGTAVIPVLTLLTILFAALARAPGRLIGLTTLPLGLVVVQALTAMLANGSTDAASASTPVGLTIAGLHAVNGIIAVHVVVGILRAARTLADPAPAGATQVTVREGEPA; via the coding sequence ATGCGCAAGGCCTTCGTCGTCGTCACCACTCTGCTGCTCATCGCGTTCGCTGTGCAGTTCGTCTTCGCCGCCGTGGGCGCGTTCACGAAGCCCGCGGGCGACGGCGCGTACGCGCTGCACAGCGTCAACGGGACGGCGGTCATCCCGGTTCTCACCCTGCTCACCATCCTGTTCGCCGCGCTGGCGAGGGCACCGGGCCGGCTCATCGGACTGACGACCCTGCCGCTCGGCCTCGTCGTCGTACAGGCGCTGACCGCCATGCTCGCGAACGGGTCCACCGACGCCGCGAGCGCCAGCACGCCGGTCGGCCTGACCATCGCCGGGCTGCACGCGGTCAACGGAATCATCGCGGTGCACGTCGTGGTCGGCATCCTCCGGGCAGCGCGAACGCTGGCCGACCCCGCGCCGGCGGGCGCCACCCAGGTGACCGTCCGGGAAGGGGAGCCGGCATGA
- a CDS encoding response regulator yields MIRVLLADDQALMRAGFRALLDAEDDLEVVGEAADGTSAVHLARSLRPDVVLMDVQMPGLDGIGATRRIAADPDLAAVRVLMLTNYGLDSYVFAALRAGASGFLLKDADPADLLQAVAVVARGDALLAPTVTRTLISEFVAGPPPAEPAAGRDVLTAREQEIVELVARGLSNDEIASGMVISPLTAKTHVNRAMTKLHCRDRAQLVVWAYESGLVTPRRR; encoded by the coding sequence ATGATCCGGGTCCTGCTCGCCGACGACCAGGCGCTGATGCGCGCCGGATTCCGCGCGTTGCTCGACGCCGAGGACGACCTGGAGGTCGTCGGCGAGGCGGCCGACGGCACATCGGCGGTCCACCTGGCGCGAAGCCTGCGGCCGGACGTCGTGCTGATGGACGTGCAGATGCCCGGACTCGACGGCATCGGAGCCACCCGGCGCATCGCCGCCGATCCGGACCTCGCCGCGGTCCGCGTCCTCATGCTCACCAACTACGGGCTCGACTCCTACGTGTTCGCCGCACTCCGCGCGGGCGCCAGCGGGTTCCTGCTCAAGGACGCCGACCCCGCCGACCTGCTGCAGGCCGTCGCCGTCGTGGCTCGCGGCGACGCGCTGCTCGCCCCGACTGTCACCCGTACGCTCATCAGCGAGTTCGTGGCCGGCCCACCACCGGCCGAGCCGGCGGCCGGACGCGACGTGCTGACCGCCCGCGAACAGGAGATCGTAGAGCTCGTCGCCCGGGGGCTCAGCAACGACGAGATCGCCTCGGGCATGGTGATCAGTCCGCTGACCGCCAAGACACACGTCAACCGGGCGATGACGAAGCTGCACTGCCGCGACCGCGCCCAGCTGGTCGTGTGGGCGTACGAGTCGGGACTGGTCACGCCGCGTCGCCGCTGA
- a CDS encoding MFS transporter, translating to MSSSQATIDAPTARRRRTLPAGLALTGTALAFTSVYLAAGVLTPLLVVYRQQWEFAPSLLTLAFAVYAIGFLAAVLTLGSLSDHVGRRPVLIGALVVQLASNVLFLVAPNIEWVIAGRIVQGVASGAATAAFTAALVELAPPNRKRLGTILGSVGLTGGLSVGSLLAGLAIQLTPAANSIVFAVLVVLTILGAVVIALSPETTPRTSGALRSMVPRVAIPPAARAEFAAAAPVVAAVWMLAGLSGGLAPSMVRSVFHLDSGLLNGVAGFIAPAVSTVVGLTFARVDPRRAMTIGIYASLVGAIGIIGGVFVESLAVMIIGQALAGVGFGASFTAALRLIIPLAAHQRAGAVGGIYVVSYVAFGLPIVIEGQLAGPIGEVPAVVCCTALTVLLALVSLVAQTRIRRGAADSGRTAGN from the coding sequence GTGTCCTCATCTCAGGCAACCATCGACGCGCCCACGGCCCGCCGGCGGCGCACTCTCCCGGCCGGACTGGCGCTCACGGGTACGGCGCTCGCGTTCACGAGCGTGTATCTCGCGGCAGGCGTGCTGACGCCCCTGCTGGTGGTCTATCGGCAGCAGTGGGAGTTCGCCCCGTCGCTGCTCACGCTGGCGTTCGCGGTCTACGCGATCGGCTTCCTCGCCGCCGTCCTCACGTTGGGGTCGCTGTCTGACCATGTCGGCCGGCGCCCGGTGCTCATCGGCGCTCTGGTCGTCCAGCTCGCGTCGAACGTGCTGTTTCTCGTCGCCCCCAACATCGAGTGGGTGATCGCCGGCCGCATCGTGCAAGGGGTGGCCAGCGGCGCGGCGACGGCCGCCTTCACCGCGGCGCTCGTCGAGCTCGCCCCGCCGAACAGGAAGAGACTGGGCACGATCCTCGGCAGTGTCGGCCTGACCGGCGGGCTGAGTGTCGGCTCCCTGCTGGCGGGCCTCGCCATCCAGCTCACGCCCGCGGCGAACTCCATCGTCTTCGCCGTCCTCGTCGTCCTCACGATTCTCGGCGCCGTCGTCATCGCCCTGTCTCCGGAAACCACGCCGCGGACCTCGGGTGCGCTGCGCTCGATGGTTCCGCGCGTCGCCATCCCGCCCGCCGCTCGAGCGGAATTCGCCGCCGCGGCACCCGTGGTCGCCGCCGTCTGGATGCTCGCAGGTCTCTCCGGCGGGCTGGCCCCGAGCATGGTTCGCAGCGTCTTCCATCTGGACAGCGGCCTGCTCAACGGCGTGGCCGGGTTCATCGCGCCGGCCGTATCGACCGTCGTCGGACTGACCTTCGCCCGCGTCGATCCTCGGCGGGCGATGACCATCGGTATCTACGCGTCCCTCGTCGGGGCCATCGGCATCATCGGCGGCGTGTTCGTCGAAAGCCTGGCCGTCATGATCATCGGGCAGGCACTCGCCGGTGTCGGCTTCGGCGCGTCCTTCACCGCAGCCCTGCGCCTCATCATCCCGCTCGCGGCGCACCAGCGCGCCGGAGCCGTCGGCGGAATCTACGTCGTGTCGTACGTCGCCTTCGGGCTACCCATCGTCATCGAGGGGCAGCTCGCCGGCCCGATCGGCGAGGTGCCGGCAGTCGTCTGCTGCACCGCGCTGACCGTGCTCCTCGCGCTCGTCAGCCTCGTCGCCCAGACCCGCATCAGACGCGGCGCCGCGGACTCGGGACGCACCGCAGGCAACTGA